A DNA window from Phoenix dactylifera cultivar Barhee BC4 chromosome 13, palm_55x_up_171113_PBpolish2nd_filt_p, whole genome shotgun sequence contains the following coding sequences:
- the LOC120112877 gene encoding uncharacterized protein LOC120112877, translating into MLHHNLPTSKDPLVFPFNEIEVVGFQPSSLWRRGESLRRGIRRREGTSSWHAGAGIESALGSHKARGKQPFIATESPFLISRTFRGSVFFVKLQRQGFLGVQPYIISILARTFTLFNDADLSEVKMSNLKRREI; encoded by the exons ATGTTGCATCACAATCTTCCTACAAGCAAAG ATCCTttggtttttcctttcaacGAGATTGAAGTAGTAGGTTTCCAGCCCAGCAGTTTATGGAGAAGAGGGGAAAGTTTGAGGAGAGgaataagaagaagagaggggacCTCATCATGGCACGCTGGAGCAGGAATTGAATCTGCACTTGGCTCTCATAAAGCCAGAGGAAAACAACCTTTCATTGCCACAGAATCCCCCTTTTTGATCAGCCGAACTTTCC GAGGGTCAgttttttttgttaagttgcAAAGGCAAGGGTTTCTTGGTGTACAGCCATACATCATCAGCATCCTAGCTAGGACCTTCACATTGTTCAATGATGCAGATTTGTCAGAA GTGAAGATGAGCAACTTGAAAAGGAGAGAGATTTAA